AAGCTGATTCTCGGATCTCAATTCCCCTTCGATCTTATAAGAAGAGACCACGTCACGGATTCTCCCGATCTCGTCGTCATTCCAATCAGACACTTTGGCATCAGCACTTACTTTTGCTTTGTCCAGAATTTCCTGAGCTCTGCTCTTACCAATTCCGAAAATATAGGTAAGGGCTATAACACCTCTTTTTTGTTTTGGGATATCTACCCCTGCAATTCTTGCCATAATTACCCTTGTCTTTGTTTGAATCTGGGATTCTTCTTATTAATTACGTACAACCTGCCTTTCCTGCGAACAATTTTGCAGTCGGCACTTCTTTTCTTTATCGATGCTCTTACTTTCATATCTCGAGTTTCTTAATATCTATATGTAATTCTGGCCTTACTCAAATCGTAAGGACTCATCTCAAGTTTCACTTTATCCCCGGGCAATAATTTAATATAATGCATGCGCATTTTTCCCGAGATATGAGCAGTAACCACGTGTCCGTTTTCAAGTTCAACTCTGAACATGGCATTGGACAAGGCCTCTATGATACTTCCATCCTGCTCTATTGCTGCTTGTTTGGCCATATCTTATGCTACTTTTCTGTTCTTACCTGTTTTCATTAGGCCGTCATAGTGACGGTTTAATAGGTAGGCATTTACTTGTTGTACCGTATCGATAGCAACTCCTACCATAATCAGCAGAGAGGTTCCGCCGTAAAACAGCGCCCATCCTGCCTGAATGTCCATTAACTTCACTACGATAGCCGGTAATACAGCCAAAAAGGCTAGAAATATTGAACCGGGTAGCGTGATCAATGACATTATTTTATCTAAAAAACTACCTGTTTCCTTTCCTGGTCTGATGCCGGGAATAAATCCACCACTTCTTTTGAGGTCATCTGCCATTTTATTGGTAGGTACCGTTATAGCGGTGTAGAAATAGGTAAATATGATGATCAGCAAGGCAAACAATATATTGTATGCCAAACCGAAGATATCCTGAAATTGAACTTCCATCCACTGCCCAATTGCGGTATCATTGAAAGTCCGGCCAAGTAAGCCCGGTGCAAACATGATGGCCTGAGCAAAGATGATTGGCATTACCCCGGAAGCGTTCAACTTCAGAGGGATATACTGCCTGCTCCCCATAATATTCTTTTCGTATCCCCCGGAAGCCGATCTTCTGGCATACTGCACAGGGATTCTGCGTGTGGCCATGACGAGTAAGACACTTGCCAAAATAACTACGAACCAGAGTATCACTTCAACGAGAATCAGCATTGGCCCCCCATTGCCGTCCCATCTGGTAATTGCTTCCTGCACAAATGCCTGAGGCATAGTTGCAATAATTCCGATCATAATAAGGAGTGAAATCCCATTTCCAATCCCCTTATCCGTAATCTTTTCTCCCAACCACATGGCGAAGACACAGCCCGTCACCAGGATAATCACTGAAGGGACAATAAACCCGAGTCCTTTTCCGAGTAAAAAGGCGCTATCAGGTACTCCAAGAGCCCCGAGACTGTACAAATATGCAGGAGCCTGAACAATACAGATACCGATAGTTAACCATCTGGTGATCTGATTTTTGGTCTTCCGTCCGCTTTCTCCTTCTTTGTCTAGCTTCTGAAGATATGGCACCGCAATCCCCATCAACTGCACTACAATAGATGCTGAGATATAAGGCATGATCCCGAGGGCAAAAACAGAAGCATTGGCGAATGCTCCTCCTGTAAATGCATTCAGAATCCCCAGAATACCTTGTTCTGTATTTGAAGATAAGGCTGCCAGTTGTGAGGTATCAATACCAGGAAGTACCACCTGTGCACCAAAACGGTAGACAAGTAAAAGGCCGAGGGTCATCAGTATCCTGTTCCTCAGCTCTTCTATCTTCCAGATATTAGATATGATCTCAAAAAATTTCTTCATAGAGCCTGCTCTCTTATAGTGTTATCGCTTCTCCTCCAGCAGCTTCGATCGCTTTCTTGGCACTGGCGGTAAACTTGTGTACTGTTATTTTCAAGGAAGCCTTTAATTCACCTCCCCCGAGAATTTTTACCAAATCATTCTTCCCGGCTAGATTATTTTCGATAAGGTTTTCCAGGGTGACTTCTTTTTTCACCTTACCTTCATCAACTAGGTCCTGGAGTTTATTGAGATTAATACCCCGGTATTCTACCCGGTTGATATTGGTAAATCCAAATTTGGGAACCCTGCGCTGTAATGGCATTTGTCCACCTTCGAAACCAATTTTCTTGGAGTAACCAGAACGGGACTTCGCCCCTTTATGACCCCTGGTGGCAGTACCGCCTTTTCCGGATCCCTGGCCTCTACCGATGGTTTTGCCATCCTTGTGAACAGAACCTTTTGCTGGTTTTAAATTGCTTAAATTCATCTCAACACTTATTTCTTAAGCTTCTTCTGTAGAAACCAAATGTTTAACTTTATTGATCATCCCAAGGATGTTAGGCGTATCGTTGTGAACAACCTCTTGTCCAATTTTACGCAGCCCGAGCGCTTCAAGTGTCCTCTTTTGATTCTGAGTTCTTTTGATACCGCTTTTTACCTGTGTTACTTTTATCTTTCCCATCGTTCCTTATCCTTTAAAGACTTTTTCCATGGCAATTCCTCGCTGCATAGCTACCGTTTTGGCATCTCTTAATTGCAATAAGGCGTCAAAAGTAGCTTTTACCACATTGTGAGGGTTGGATGATCCCTGAGATTTTGACAATACATCCTGTACCCCAACAGATTCCAATACCGCCCTTACGGCACCACCGGCAATTACCCCAGTACCATGAGAAGCAGGTTGAATGTATACCCTTGCTCCTCCGTATTTTCCTTTTTGTTCGTGGGGCACTGTGCCCTTGTTTAAAGGAATACGAATCAGATTCTTTTTGGCATCTTCAATAGCCTTGGCGATGGCAGTAGCGACATCCTTGGACTTACCCAAACCATGACCAACTACACCGTTTTCATCCCCGACAACCACGATGGCAGAGAAACCAAATGCTCTACCTCCCTTGGTTACCTTGGTTACCCTCTGAACGCCTACCAGACGGTCTTTAAGTTCAAGGCCTCCGGGTTTAACTGTTTCTACATTCTTGTATTTGCCGTACATAGTATCTATTAAAATTTTAATCCACCTTCTCTGGCACCTTCGGCCAATGATTTTACTCGCCCGTGGTAAAGATTGCCTCCACGGTCAAAAGCTACAGTCTCAATTCCGGCTTTTTTCGCTTTTTCGGCCAGGGCCTTCCCTACCAGAGCTGCGATTTCCATTTTCGTTCCTTTGCTTTTACTCAATTCCTTGTCTCGTGACGAAGCTGCAACCAGGGTTTTACCTTCGTTGTCATCGATTACCTGTGCATAGATCTCGCTGTTACTTCTGTATACAGACAGTCTAGGTCTCTCTGAGGTTCCGAAGGAAATCTTTCTGATCCTTTTTCGGATGCGCTCTCGTCTTTCTGTTTTTGACAATCCCATAATCTTACTCTTATGCTGATTTACCTGCTTTTCTTCTCAATTGTTCTCCGACAAATTTGATTCCTTTTCCTTTGTAAGGTTCAGGTTTGCGGAACGAACGTATTTTGGCTGCAATTTGCCCGATCAATTGCTTGTCGTACGATGTTAATTTAATGGTAGGGTTTTTACCTTTTTCCGAAGTGGTTTCAACCTTCACTTCTGGTGCGAGGTCAAAAACAATGTTGTGCGAAAACCCAAGGGCAAGATCCAATTTCTGACCCTGATTGCTGGCCCTGTATCCTACACCTACCAATTCCAATTCCTTAGTCCAACCCTTAGACACTCCTTCAATCATGTTGTAAACCAAAGATCTGTACAGACCGTGTTTTGCCTTGTGTTCCTTAGAATCAGAAGGCCTTGTAATCCAAACTTGGGCGTCTTCTATCTTGATCTCGACTGCGGAGAATTCCTGAGTAAGTTCACCCAGCTTCCCTTTTACGGTAATGATGTTATCATTGACCTCTACGGATGTTCCTTCTGGGATCGCTATCGGATTGTTACCTATTCTAGACATTTCTTTTACTTTTAATCGGTTTAATAAACGTAGCAGAGCACTTCACCGCCAACATTTTCTTTCTTGGCCCGCTTGCTGGTCATCACTCCGTGAGAAGTGGAGACTATTGCAACCCCCAAACCATTTAAAACCCTCGGCATATCATCGGATGCTGCGTACTTACGCAATCCCGGCTTACTGATACGCTGAATTTTTTTAATCACAGGCTCTTTGGTCTGCTTATCGTATTTCAGAGCAATTTTTATTGTGCCCTGTACTTTATCTTCCTCGAATTTGTAGCTCAGGATATACCCCTGGTCAAACAAAATCTTAGTGATCTCTTTTTTAAGATTGGAAGCTGGCACCTCAACAACCCTGTGACCCGCCCTACTGGCGTTTCTAACTCTTGTCAAATAATCTGATATAGGATCTGTTAACATCTTCTTGCCTTTTATTTGGATTACCAACTTGCTTTTTTAACTCCCGGAATCAACCCTTTGTTGGCCATTTCCCTGAACATTACCCTGGACAAACCAAAAGTTCTCATGTATCCTTTAGGTCTTCCTGTGAGCTTGCAACGATTGTGCATACGCACCGGAGAAGCGTCTCTGGGCAATTTTTGTAATGCCTCGTAATCGCCTGCCTCTTTAAGGGCTTTTCTCTTCTCAGCGTATTTTGCTACTGTTTTTGCCCTTTTACGTTCACGGGCTTTCATTGATTCTTTAGCCATACTAATTCTTTTTAAAAGGTAGTCCCAATTCTGCCAAGAGGGATTGTGCTTCTTTATCGGTTTCAGCGCTGGTCACAAAAGTGATATCCATTCCGTTGATCCGGTTGATCTTATCAATATTTATTTCAGGAAAAATGATCTGTTCGGTAACTCCGAGGTTGTAATTTCCCCTGCCGTCAAATCCGGTAGCCCTGATTCCCTGGAAATCTCTTACCCTGGGTAAAGCCGTAGTTACCAATCGATCGAGAAATTCATACATTCTCTCACCTCTTAAGGTAACTTTCGCCCCGATAGGCATTCCTTTTCTCAGTTTAAAAGACGCCACATCCTTTTTAGAGATCGTGGATACCGCCCTTTGTCCGGTAATATTGGTGAGTTCTTCAACCGCATGGTCAATAAGCTTCTTGTCGGCCACAGCGGCACCTACACCTCTGCTTACAACGATCTTCTTCAATTTAGGCACTTCCATAATATTCTTGTACCCGAACTCGTCCTGCAGCGCCTTGATTACGCGCTCTTTGTATTCTTTCTTTAATCTTGGAACGTAAGTCATAACTATATTACCTCGTTAGATTTCTTTGAAATCCGCACTTTTTTCCCGTCTCTGGTTTCATATCCTACCCTTGTGGTATCTCCAGACTTGCCGTCGATAAGGGAAAGGTTTGAAATATGGATTGGTGCTTCTTTTTTTACTATTCCCCCTTGAGGGTTTTTAGCACTTGGC
This DNA window, taken from Muriicola soli, encodes the following:
- the rpsM gene encoding 30S ribosomal protein S13, which gives rise to MARIAGVDIPKQKRGVIALTYIFGIGKSRAQEILDKAKVSADAKVSDWNDDEIGRIRDVVSSYKIEGELRSENQLNIKRLMDIGCYRGIRHRSGLPLRGQRTKNNSRTRKGKRKTVANKKKATK
- the ykgO gene encoding type B 50S ribosomal protein L36, yielding MKVRASIKKRSADCKIVRRKGRLYVINKKNPRFKQRQG
- the infA gene encoding translation initiation factor IF-1 produces the protein MAKQAAIEQDGSIIEALSNAMFRVELENGHVVTAHISGKMRMHYIKLLPGDKVKLEMSPYDLSKARITYRY
- the secY gene encoding preprotein translocase subunit SecY — translated: MKKFFEIISNIWKIEELRNRILMTLGLLLVYRFGAQVVLPGIDTSQLAALSSNTEQGILGILNAFTGGAFANASVFALGIMPYISASIVVQLMGIAVPYLQKLDKEGESGRKTKNQITRWLTIGICIVQAPAYLYSLGALGVPDSAFLLGKGLGFIVPSVIILVTGCVFAMWLGEKITDKGIGNGISLLIMIGIIATMPQAFVQEAITRWDGNGGPMLILVEVILWFVVILASVLLVMATRRIPVQYARRSASGGYEKNIMGSRQYIPLKLNASGVMPIIFAQAIMFAPGLLGRTFNDTAIGQWMEVQFQDIFGLAYNILFALLIIIFTYFYTAITVPTNKMADDLKRSGGFIPGIRPGKETGSFLDKIMSLITLPGSIFLAFLAVLPAIVVKLMDIQAGWALFYGGTSLLIMVGVAIDTVQQVNAYLLNRHYDGLMKTGKNRKVA
- the rplO gene encoding 50S ribosomal protein L15 encodes the protein MNLSNLKPAKGSVHKDGKTIGRGQGSGKGGTATRGHKGAKSRSGYSKKIGFEGGQMPLQRRVPKFGFTNINRVEYRGINLNKLQDLVDEGKVKKEVTLENLIENNLAGKNDLVKILGGGELKASLKITVHKFTASAKKAIEAAGGEAITL
- the rpmD gene encoding 50S ribosomal protein L30, whose amino-acid sequence is MGKIKVTQVKSGIKRTQNQKRTLEALGLRKIGQEVVHNDTPNILGMINKVKHLVSTEEA
- the rpsE gene encoding 30S ribosomal protein S5, yielding MYGKYKNVETVKPGGLELKDRLVGVQRVTKVTKGGRAFGFSAIVVVGDENGVVGHGLGKSKDVATAIAKAIEDAKKNLIRIPLNKGTVPHEQKGKYGGARVYIQPASHGTGVIAGGAVRAVLESVGVQDVLSKSQGSSNPHNVVKATFDALLQLRDAKTVAMQRGIAMEKVFKG
- the rplR gene encoding 50S ribosomal protein L18, with product MGLSKTERRERIRKRIRKISFGTSERPRLSVYRSNSEIYAQVIDDNEGKTLVAASSRDKELSKSKGTKMEIAALVGKALAEKAKKAGIETVAFDRGGNLYHGRVKSLAEGAREGGLKF
- the rplF gene encoding 50S ribosomal protein L6, yielding MSRIGNNPIAIPEGTSVEVNDNIITVKGKLGELTQEFSAVEIKIEDAQVWITRPSDSKEHKAKHGLYRSLVYNMIEGVSKGWTKELELVGVGYRASNQGQKLDLALGFSHNIVFDLAPEVKVETTSEKGKNPTIKLTSYDKQLIGQIAAKIRSFRKPEPYKGKGIKFVGEQLRRKAGKSA
- the rpsH gene encoding 30S ribosomal protein S8 encodes the protein MLTDPISDYLTRVRNASRAGHRVVEVPASNLKKEITKILFDQGYILSYKFEEDKVQGTIKIALKYDKQTKEPVIKKIQRISKPGLRKYAASDDMPRVLNGLGVAIVSTSHGVMTSKRAKKENVGGEVLCYVY
- the rpsN gene encoding 30S ribosomal protein S14 yields the protein MAKESMKARERKRAKTVAKYAEKRKALKEAGDYEALQKLPRDASPVRMHNRCKLTGRPKGYMRTFGLSRVMFREMANKGLIPGVKKASW
- the rplE gene encoding 50S ribosomal protein L5 gives rise to the protein MTYVPRLKKEYKERVIKALQDEFGYKNIMEVPKLKKIVVSRGVGAAVADKKLIDHAVEELTNITGQRAVSTISKKDVASFKLRKGMPIGAKVTLRGERMYEFLDRLVTTALPRVRDFQGIRATGFDGRGNYNLGVTEQIIFPEINIDKINRINGMDITFVTSAETDKEAQSLLAELGLPFKKN
- the rplX gene encoding 50S ribosomal protein L24, whose amino-acid sequence is MKLKIKTGDTVRVVAGDHKGSEGKVVTVIRQKNKAIVEGINMVSKHEKPSAKNPQGGIVKKEAPIHISNLSLIDGKSGDTTRVGYETRDGKKVRISKKSNEVI